One genomic window of Cottoperca gobio chromosome 10, fCotGob3.1, whole genome shotgun sequence includes the following:
- the her5 gene encoding hairy-related 5, which produces MKALTSPESPRQRSTRRVSKPVMEKRRRERINNSLETLRLLMLDNSHNDKLKNPKVEKAEILESVVNFLQTETEIGKGNRGTKRVLTRRQRPTSARQHNFHDGMRSCMLRVSHFIASQSQEADETDGDAVQSPLALPDSQTHPASPGHSQGAQATLSPHHLAHHPQNSHPSYLNQRTGLHCDTRELLASAAACTHITDPVWRPWPQ; this is translated from the exons ATGAAGGCTTTAACTTCACCAGAGTCTCCCAGGCAGAGGAGCACGAGAAGG GTCTCTAAACCTGTGATGGAGAAACGCAGACGGGAGCGGATCAACAACAGTCTGGAGACATTACGCCTTCTGATGCTGGACAACTCACACAATGAT AAACTGAAAAATCCAAAAGTGGAGAAGGCAGAGATTCTGGAGAGTGTGGTGAATTtcctgcagacagagacagagattgGGAAGGGTAACCGGGGCACGAAGAGAGTTCTGACCCGGCGGCAGAGACCGACCTCCGCCCGCCAGCACAACTTCCATGACGGCATGAGATCATGCATGCTGAGGGTCAGCCACTTCATCGCCAGTCAGAGCCAGGAGGCAGATGAGACCGATGGGGATGCTGTTCAGTCTCCTCTTGCGCTACCCGACTCACAGACACACCCTGCATCTCCCGGGCACAGCCAGGGGGCACAGGCTACCCTGTCACCTCATCACCTGGCCCACCATCCCCAAAACTCTCATCCATCATACCTCAACCAGAGGACTGGGCTCCACTGCGACACCAGGGAGCTGCTCGCCTCCGCGGCAGCCTGCACGCACATCACTGATCCTGTGTGGAGGCCCTGGCCGCAGTGA